Part of the Ursus arctos isolate Adak ecotype North America unplaced genomic scaffold, UrsArc2.0 scaffold_1, whole genome shotgun sequence genome, tttaaccaactgagccacgttGGCTTCCCATTTACTCTTTCTTTGAGATGGATTCCTAGAAGTAAATTGTTGGGTTGAAGAGTTTGCACgttaatattttggttattacTGTCAAGTTGCCCtctggaaaaaaataccaaattgctCTCTGACCAACAGCGTAAGAGACAGACCACAAATAACTCCAGTAGTAAGAGGATTCATAGTggcaaatgtggaaaaaaaaaagtcaagtttttaaaaaagaaaggtctgtattttcttttgaattaattaGTATTATTTACCCACTTTTATTGGGCTTTATAATATTTATTGCTATATGACAAGTTTCTAAATGTTAAAGACATTGATGTCGGGGAAATTTCTGTTTCTGCAGGCTTTGCTTTTGTCTTATAGCACTGTCTGCCCTATAGAGGATTTTAAGCTTTATGTAGTCAAATCTGCCAGTCCTTTTTATGTCTTCTGAGTTTTcatctcctgtttttcttttcttttcttttcttttttgagatgggggtgggcagagggagagggagagaatctcaagcagactccttgccgaatgcagaacctgacacagggcttgatctcaggaccctgagatcatgatctgagccaaagccaagagtcagacccttaaccggctgagccacccacacacccctcatCTCTTGTTTCTAAAGGTTTTCCCACTTTAAGACTATTCAGAAagattctctgttttcttctaatactcttatgttctttatatttacatgtaaatcTTGAATCTGGGAAGAATCTGTGTGTCAAATGTGaggtatttttctgttttgtaatgtTTTCCAGTTGGCTAGAGATGGGACAAGTTGGCTTAACAATAGGGAATCCCTACTGTTCATATCAAGCAGCCCCCCTGTGGGAACTTCTGGCCACTCACTTCCTCTGCCTTTGAGGTGGGGCTGTGAGAGCAGTGGGAGCTGCATGGTCCCCAGGACGGTCCCAGAGCAGACGGGTAAACAAGCCCCTTCATTTCTGTCTCCAGGAGCTTCGGAGGAAGATCCTGGTGAAGGGAAAGAAGTTAAGGACACTTGAGGAGGAtcttgaggaagaggaagaggaggaagagttaGAGTCTGAACTGGAGGGGGGCCAGGAAGCTGACTCGGAGCTGGAGGCCCAGTTGGAGTCTGAGCCCCAGGAGTTGAGCCCGCGCAGTAAGgacaaaaagaaggagaaggtggGCCCGGAGAGGGGTCTTTCTGGTCCTGCATTTGGTCAGTCTGTACCATAAGCTGAGTTCATGTGCGGAGAGACTAGAGCCAGGCAGGGTGGAGGGCCAAGGAGCAAAATGCCCCAGTAAAGGAGGGGTAAGGATGCGTGCATGGCAGCGTGATATATTGTCGTATGTAGAGAGATTACGGTGGCTTTCCAACTTCTTTGGGCCATGGAATCGGTTTGGAATGAAATCTTACATGGGCGCTCTGCATACAAAAGAGAGAAACGCGGAGCCATCCTTGTCGAAGCACCCACGTGGCTCTCTCCTGAGTCCCCCGTTGACTCCCGAGACATCTTTGTACTTCTTCTCAGTCTCTTTAAAGgccagtttgaaaaccactggtgtgtgtgtgtgtgtgtgcgtgtgtgtgtgtaagacagagagagagagtacccTGCACTGTTGTATTGGGGGTGTAGGGCTTACTGAAGTGACTGCTGTGACCTCACCTGAGATGGGCTTAGAGAAAGCTTCTTAGAAAAGGTGAGTCTGAGAAGGGGCCATAAATAGCTACAAAGGAGGAGCAGGAGTTGGGGAAGGTGCAGGCTCTGAGACTGTGCCAACGTGGTCCGTCTCCCTGTGGGGAAGGGGTGCCGTTGGTGGAACTGCCGAGATTCTGTTAGAAGTCTGCCTTTCTCCTTCTCGTGCACTTCCTTGACTTAGCTGACTAACTTCTAGCGTATCCTGCCCTCTCTGGGGCTGTGGTGTCTAACCTGCTACCATGTCCCGGGAAGGAAATGGGAATTcaggagaaaaatgtaaagataCTACTCTGGGACCCTCACATCCCTCTGGTGTGACTTCGATGGCCATTTGCATTACCTCGACATCTCTGTCTGGGTCCGTGTACATTTTGACCAAACTATactattaatttgttttaaaagacgagaggcagggaggaggacaCCTCTCTGCttaaaagtaataattaaaaacCTGTTACCCGGGAAGTAACAGTAGAGCAGACCCTTTGAGCCCAGAGGCTGAAACCGATCCCATCAGGGTACGTAGACCGCCTTTattcccatccccatccccaggtTGTGATGCGCCCGCTGTTTTGTCCGCCTATCTGTTGTGAGGTTATGATTCAGGCTCCTATTTCCAAGCCTGAGTCCCTTCTCTTTCCCAAGCAggtgaggcaggagggagaaTGCAAAGGGGAGGCAGTGGGCAGAGGCTTAGGTCGGGTGGGGAAATTCAGATCCTGGCTATTGGCTCCTTCCCTCTCCGATCGCTGGGGGTTCAATTCCATCTTCCTCTCTATTTGCTCCTTTTCCAGAGATCCAAACCCATCTTGTGCCCGTCCCTCTCTGCCCTGGTTGTCTACTTGAAGTCTGTCTCATTCCACAGCTTCGCTCACTCGAAGGAGCACTACCGCTTCTATGAGACGTCATCTTTCTCTGAAAGCAAGGCCAGAAGCCTCATCAAGGAGGCTGGTCAGGACCAAAAGGGAGGGTCAGGGAGGGACTTGGGCTGGGTAGGGTCAGGCTGCTGGGCAGGCAGATGAGTCCCAAGAAAGAGGACAAAGAGGCTaaggaggggtgagggagctaAGCGAGCCCTCAGAGCAGGCACAGGGACAGGAGCTCTGAGCAGTGGGCTCGAGGCTCTCGGGGGAGGAGAGCTGGCCTCAGGAGATGCTGGGGACGAGTGAAGTGGGTAGGCGGGGTACCTGAGGCCAGGGAAGTGGGGGGATGCACCCCATCGCCATCTCCCTACTATACCCTTTATACAGGCAATGAGTTTGTGCAGCACAACGCCTGGCAGTTAAGCCGTGTGTATCCCAGTGGCCTGAGGACAGATTCATCCAACTACAACCCCCAGGAACTCTGGAACGCAGGCTGCCAGATGGGTGAGCGGGCAgcagggacagggaagagggatTGGAAGAGCAACAGGGGGGAAGTTACGCGCCCCAGTGGCAGGAGGGCCAGGGAACGCTTGAAGGGTGCTAGGCTAAGAAAGAtgcaaggggggggggtgttcccAGCAGGCGCTCTTCTACCCAATCCATCTCCTCCGTTCCCTGAAAGAGGGGCTAGAGGGCTCCTGAGATGTATGCTTGCCTTCCTTTTTCCTGGGGCCCGCAGTGGCCATGAATGTGCAGACCGCGGGGCTTGAGATGGACATCTATGATGGGCTTTTCCGCCAGAACGGTGGCTGTGGCTACGTGCTGAAGCCTGACTTCCTGCGTGATGCCCAGAGCTCCTTCCACCCCGAGCGGCCCATCAGCCCTTTCAAAGCCCAGACCCTCCTAATCCAGGtaccagggagagggagaccgCTGGGAAGAACCTAGGGTAGCCAGGACGGaagctgggggcagaggtggcGGGGCCCGGCAGGAACGGAGTGGGTGAAGAGTTCCTCACGAGAGGCAGGACAGCCTGACTGTGAACCGCGGGGATTTGGGAGCCAGCTGCCTAGGTGCGAGCCCATTCCCGAGTTGTGTAAGTCTGGGCCAGTTCCTGAACCTCAGGCTCCTCGCCTGCAAAATGGGAGGAATGCTACTCTCCAGCCTGCAGGGTTGTTGCGGTCATTAGTCTAGAAGTGCCGACAACAATGCCTGGGGCAGAGTCAGGGCTGTAAAGGGTTTCCTGAACATACCTATTTTCAAACCTTGTTCAATTTCTACTCAGATGCATTTTAGATAGCAGACAGATTATTAAAAGAGAATATATTACTCAAACCCAGAAACTATAGCGCCAGTTCCTTagcccccccctgccccccctccacctcctggtGTACGAGCGAGCTGGAGCGGGGCTGGGCTGAGCAGGAACTAGTGAGGTTCCAGAGTCCTGCTTGCAGGTGATCAGTGGTCAGCAACTCCCCAAAGAGGACACGAGTAAAGAGAGGTCCATTGTGGATCCGCTGGTGAGAGTAGAGATCTTTGGTGTCCGCCCAGACACAGCCCGGCAAGAGACCAGCTACGTGGAGAACAACGGTGAGGCTGGGCGGTgctgggtgtgtgggtggggtAGGTAGGTGGGAGGAACTGTTCTCTACCACGCTGCCCTCCAAGCTGCAaagtccctgtccccacccccctctcccacctccatgGGAGGCAGTGTGGATCGGGACAAAGAATATGGGCTTGGACATCTTGGATCTGAATCCTGGCCCCTTACTTACGAGTTCTGGTGACCTGGGCAAATTGCTTTCCCACTCTGGACCGCAATCCCCTCACCTATAAAATGCTGATTGCTGTGAAAATTGTGAGAACACAAGGAAAGCAACCCAGGACGTGCCTAAAGCGGTCAACGATGTCTGTTccttcactccctctctccttccccaccacctcAGGTTTTAATCCATACTGGGGGCAGACGCTGAGCTTCCGGGTCCTGGTGCCCGAACTGGCCCTGCTGCGTTTTGTGGTCAAGGATTACAACTGGAAATCCCGAAATGACTTTATCGGGCAGTACACAGTGCCTTGGACCTGCATGCAGCAAGGTGGGCCAGTCCTCCAACCCCTGGCCAACACCACCCGGGCTCTGGCTGCCCTTCTAatgccctcctcctgcccctctccaggCTACCGCCACATACACCTGCTCTCCAAGGATGGCATCAGCCTCCATCCAGCTTCCATCTTCGTGAATATCAGCATCCGGGAAGGGCTGGAGGGGGATGAATCCTAAGGTGGGCACTACTTGGGAAGGGTGGGTGTACTGGCTTGAGATGGTAAGAAAAACCTGGAAGGATGCTCCAGAAAGCAGACAGAGGTGGTAAAAAGCAAGTTTTGGATTGTGCATTCCTAAGCACAAAATTACCTCACCCTTCCGAACGAGCAAATCTAGGACCTgatttttcactctctctctcttccctttctt contains:
- the PLCD4 gene encoding 1-phosphatidylinositol 4,5-bisphosphate phosphodiesterase delta-4 isoform X1; the encoded protein is MSFHEVQRLLHLMNVEMDQEYAFQLFQTADTSESGTLEGEEFVQFYKALTKRTEVHEVFENFSADGQKLTLLEFVDFLREEQKEGERASDLALELIDRYEPSDSGKLRHVLSMDGFLSYLCSKDGDIFNPTCLPIYQDMTQPLNHYYINSSHNTYLVGDQLCGQSSVEGYIRALKRGCRCVEVDIWDGPSGEPIVYHGHTLTSRIPFKDVVATVAQYAFQTSDYPVILSLENHCSWEQQQVIANHLTEILGEQLLSTTLDGLLPTQLPSPEELRRKILVKGKKLRTLEEDLEEEEEEEELESELEGGQEADSELEAQLESEPQELSPRSKDKKKEKVVMRPLFCPPICCEVMIQAPISKPESLLFPKQRSKPILCPSLSALVVYLKSVSFHSFAHSKEHYRFYETSSFSESKARSLIKEAGNEFVQHNAWQLSRVYPSGLRTDSSNYNPQELWNAGCQMVAMNVQTAGLEMDIYDGLFRQNGGCGYVLKPDFLRDAQSSFHPERPISPFKAQTLLIQVISGQQLPKEDTSKERSIVDPLVRVEIFGVRPDTARQETSYVENNGFNPYWGQTLSFRVLVPELALLRFVVKDYNWKSRNDFIGQYTVPWTCMQQGGPVLQPLANTTRALAALLMPSSCPSPGYRHIHLLSKDGISLHPASIFVNISIREGLEGDES
- the PLCD4 gene encoding 1-phosphatidylinositol 4,5-bisphosphate phosphodiesterase delta-4 isoform X2, whose amino-acid sequence is MSFHEVQRLLHLMNVEMDQEYAFQLFQTADTSESGTLEGEEFVQFYKALTKRTEVHEVFENFSADGQKLTLLEFVDFLREEQKEGERASDLALELIDRYEPSDSGKLRHVLSMDGFLSYLCSKDGDIFNPTCLPIYQDMTQPLNHYYINSSHNTYLVGDQLCGQSSVEGYIRALKRGCRCVEVDIWDGPSGEPIVYHGHTLTSRIPFKDVVATVAQYAFQTSDYPVILSLENHCSWEQQQVIANHLTEILGEQLLSTTLDGLLPTQLPSPEELRRKILVKGKKLRTLEEDLEEEEEEEELESELEGGQEADSELEAQLESEPQELSPRSKDKKKEKVVMRPLFCPPICCEVMIQAPISKPESLLFPKQRSKPILCPSLSALVVYLKSVSFHSFAHSKEHYRFYETSSFSESKARSLIKEAGNEFVQHNAWQLSRVYPSGLRTDSSNYNPQELWNAGCQMVAMNVQTAGLEMDIYDGLFRQNGGCGYVLKPDFLRDAQSSFHPERPISPFKAQTLLIQVISGQQLPKEDTSKERSIVDPLVRVEIFGVRPDTARQETSYVENNGFNPYWGQTLSFRVLVPELALLRFVVKDYNWKSRNDFIGQYTVPWTCMQQGYRHIHLLSKDGISLHPASIFVNISIREGLEGDES